In the genome of Aspergillus luchuensis IFO 4308 DNA, chromosome 2, nearly complete sequence, one region contains:
- a CDS encoding FAD-binding oxidoreductase (COG:S;~EggNog:ENOG410PV64;~InterPro:IPR016166,IPR006094,IPR036318;~PFAM:PF01565;~go_function: GO:0016491 - oxidoreductase activity [Evidence IEA];~go_function: GO:0050660 - flavin adenine dinucleotide binding [Evidence IEA];~go_function: GO:0071949 - FAD binding [Evidence IEA];~go_process: GO:0055114 - oxidation-reduction process [Evidence IEA]), translating into MAPLDEGRSCMPIGYNYTSTCTQGAYPTYVVNVSTVAQIQLAVNFARNQNLRLIVKNTGHDFNGKPSGKGGLSIWTHRLKDKAFYPSFTSDGGYVGPAIKLGAGVQVSEAYDFGKALNVTVIGGGCLSVGVAGGFTLGGGHSPLSSMYGMAADQVLALEGCFPPMTQHIIIGDSSLINLQLSWRTVALSLQLPSRTQTSSGCFSVVEAAQLAW; encoded by the coding sequence ATGGCACCCTTGGATGAGGGTCGCTCGTGCATGCCCATAGGGTATAACTACACCAGCACCTGTACGCAAGGCGCTTACCCTACGTACGTCGTCAACGTATCCACTGTTGCTCAGATTCAGTTGGCTGTAAACTTTGCTCGGAACCAGAACCTTCGTTTGATTGTCAAGAACACCGGTCACGATTTTAACGGCAAGCCATCAGGAAAAGGAGGTCTGTCAATTTGGACGCACCGACTCAAAGACAAGGCCTTCTACCCATCCTTCACGTCTGACGGTGGTTATGTTGGACCTGCTATAAAGCTTGGGGCTGGCGTTCAAGTTTCGGAGGCGTACGACTTCGGAAAAGCGTTGAATGTGACCGTCATCGGAGGCGGCTGCCTCTCTGTTGGAGTTGCTGGTGGCTTCACACTTGGTGGAGGCCACTCACCATTGAGCAGCATGTATGGTATGGCGGCAGATCAAGTTTTGGCTCTGGAAGGTTGTTTTCCCCCTATGACTCAAcatatcatcatcggtgACAGCTCACTGATCAACTTACAGTTGTCTTGGCGGACGGTCGCTTTATCACTGCAACTCCCAAGCAGAACTCAGACGTCTTCTGGATGCTtctcggtggtggaggcaGCACAATTGGCGTGGTAA
- a CDS encoding uncharacterized protein (COG:S;~EggNog:ENOG410PV64;~InterPro:IPR012951;~PFAM:PF08031;~go_function: GO:0016491 - oxidoreductase activity [Evidence IEA];~go_function: GO:0050660 - flavin adenine dinucleotide binding [Evidence IEA];~go_process: GO:0055114 - oxidation-reduction process [Evidence IEA]) yields MGFHISGKGSAVEPPTNIAVLPAWRDALSHVIVATEWEFTSSWETVKNSSLFVTNWMDALREISPDSGAYMNEGDLLEPNFQQAFYGANYPRLYELKQKYDPTGLFFALTAVGSEDWEVQVTDPLPYSWNNNGRLCPRSS; encoded by the coding sequence ATGGGCTTCCACATCAGTGGGAAAGGAAGCGCTGTCGAGCCGCCGACGAACATTGCAGTTCTGCCGGCATGGCGTGACGCTCTTTCTCACGTCATTGTCGCAACCGAATGGGAGTTCACTTCGAGCTGGGAAACAGTCAAAAATTCTTCACTATTTGTGACGAACTGGATGGATGCTCTGCGGGAGATCTCCCCCGACTCTGGCGCGTATATGAATGAGGGTGATCTGTTGGAGCCCAACTTCCAGCAGGCATTCTATGGTGCCAACTACCCGCGGCTGTATGAGTTGAAGCAGAAGTACGACCCGACCGGGTTGTTCTTTGCTCTTACGGCGGTGGGGTCGGAGGACTGGGAAGTTCAAGTCACGGATCCTTTGCCGTATTCGTGGAACAATAATGGGCGGTTGTGTCCGAGATCTTCTTGA
- a CDS encoding uncharacterized protein (COG:S;~EggNog:ENOG410PV64) — translation MTDTPNAEAFWAAFQSYLDHFEDFVNAGTYGYYLLGSSAAENGEASSNDTDYNFRMVSFVAPNMTIPQTQNLLRPWFNTLNTLNVSFTPVYSHADSFYEVWEEDNFPLETGGLDIYKLASRLLPRNVFENEDLRNKNFLAQRDAIEKVC, via the coding sequence ATGACTGACACTCCAAATGCTGAAGCGTTTTGGGCCGCTTTCCAGTCTTACCTAGACCACTTTGAGGACTTTGTCAACGCTGGAACATATGGATACTATTTGCTGGGGTCCTCGGCAGCTGAGAACGGTGAAGCTTCTTCCAATGACACTGACTACAACTTCCGCATGGTCTCATTTGTTGCACCCAACATGACCATTCCACAGACGCAGAACCTTCTCAGACCTTGGTTTAATACCCTCAATACCCTTAACGTCAGCTTCACTCCCGTTTACAGCCATGCGGATAGCTTCTATGAAGTCTGGGAGGAGGATAACTTTCCTCTGGAAACAGGTGGATTAGACATATACAAGTTGGCTTCACGTCTTCTGCCTCGAAATGTCTTCGAAAACGAGGACCTCCGGAACAAAAACTTCCTTGCCCAAAGGGACGCTATTGAGAAGGTATGCTGA